A genomic stretch from Arachis stenosperma cultivar V10309 chromosome 3, arast.V10309.gnm1.PFL2, whole genome shotgun sequence includes:
- the LOC130969695 gene encoding early nodulin-like protein 9, whose protein sequence is MATSILRSNKVVHSLGLLCVLLLVHEGAAYDFIVGGQKGWSVPSDSNFNPFNSWAEKSRFQIGDSLVFNYQSGQDSVLQVKSEDYASCNTNSPYAKFSDGHTVFKLTQSGPYFFISGNKDNCLKNEKLTVIVMADRTNRTSSTASPTSSPPWPQPPSAPSPAPTGQEGQSSPPPAGTVETNPTPAPSSEGHHPPNAAASAFVNFAASLVAISMASSALMFSL, encoded by the exons ATGGCTACCTCAATTTTAAGGTCTAATAAAGTAGTTCATTCATTAGGGTTGCTGTGTGTGCTACTCTTGGTGCATGAGGGTGCTGCCTATGATTTTATAGTTGGAGGCCAAAAGGGTTGGAGTGTTCCAAGTGATTCCAATTTCAATCCTTTCAATTCATGGGCAGAAAAGAGCCGTTTTCAAATTGGAGACTCTCTAG TGTTCAACTACCAATCTGGGCAAGACTCAGTGCTGCAGGTGAAGAGCGAAGACTATGCAAGCTGCAACACAAACTCACCATATGCAAAATTTTCAGACGGGCACACAGTGTTTAAGCTCACCCAATCAGGCCCATACTTCTTCATTAGCGGCAACAAAGATAACTGCCTCAAGAACGAGAAGCTAACCGTCATTGTCATGGCCGACAGAACCAACCGCACCTCCTCCACAGCAAGTCCCACTTCTTCGCCACCTTGGCCGCAGCCGCCATCAGCGCCTTCACCGGCCCCGACCGGCCAAGAAGGGCAGTCTTCTCCTCCACCTGCAGGAACTGTGGAAACAAATCCAACACCCGCACCGTCCAGTGAAGGACACCATCCTCCTAATGCTGCCGCCTCCGCCTTCGTCAACTTTGCTGCTTCGCTTGTAGCAATATCCATGGCTTCTTCAGCTCTCATGTTTTCTCTCTAG